A single Syngnathoides biaculeatus isolate LvHL_M chromosome 18, ASM1980259v1, whole genome shotgun sequence DNA region contains:
- the LOC133491431 gene encoding F-box only protein 40-like isoform X1, with translation MHAHCESCYNRRCQAQAEEGVCCPLVACRLHCGAFFHLCKEEAHLPLCPRARVPCLNAAYGCPARLPRAQLSAHLRACPASVVVCCMEWNRWPADDGQSYPSPDLHRNLMRERQRGESQDQDLDLDLALALKDQERLFRSLKMRNLFPELTRCAGDEDERETREEEKKKQEKKQAALEKEAAKKTWESFSPFQLNVTPEKDENLEEELSEQEREALARKPLEVREAGLGNFSAWESMFSMAMGGCREAADWEQDASGPRKPGGVTEGAEIPRVSPESFPLAEKKAFPDVHVEPMKIVTVRTFKVPSSFLAKQSRIRNPRFYKKDNKAVDTADLQEEPQGVPVWEEVQASLLCCLEKEQRGHLITEKHCTDGLLQDEGTQTFQFLSAPFASTASLADLTAGRERQLHLQLQLENVSRRHHKASSAFTAVCGHTVHRREYAAHYKNVHSDIQMSVNGWFLQRCPLAYLGCTFSRPRFTPSTHQANVVLTEDLGFFQLRPVVPAVESRTSSCLTLTSLPFELLCHVATFLDSVSLSQLALASRLTRQVCATLLPTRGMVSLCWERTAHSGGGVQWRAEHKVWHFSGSFSAVDTWKFREVPSMSEHLKLCPFYERESRGERFLLPDVKRKGHSARGEDVRGDPQS, from the exons ATG CATGCCCACTGCGAGTCCTGCTACAACAGGCGTTGCCAGGCCCAGGCGGAGGAGGGCGTgtgctgccccctggtggcgtGCCGCCTGCACTGCGGGGCGTTCTTCCACCTGTGCAAAGAGGAGGCTCACCTGCCGCTGTGCCCCCGCGCCCGTGTGCCCTGCCTCAACGCTGCCTACGGCTGCCCGGCCCGGCTTCCGCGCGCCCAGCTTTCCGCCCACTTGCGGGCGTGCCCCGCCAGCGTGGTGGTCTGCTGCATGGAGTGGAACCGGTGGCCCGCCGACGACGGCCAGTCGTACCCGAGCCCCGACCTGCACCGCAACCTGATGAGGGAACGGCAGCGGGGGGAGTCTCAAGACCAAGACCTGGACCTGGACCTAGCCCTGGCACTGAAGGACCAGGAACGCTTGTTCCGCTCGTTGAAGATGAGGAATCTTTTCCCGGAACTGACCCGCTGCGCCGGAGATGAGGATGAGAGGGAGACgagggaagaggaaaaaaagaagcaggagaagaagcaggctGCCTTGGAGAAGGAGGCGGCAAAAAAGACCTGGGAGTCTTTTAGTCCTTTTCAACTTAACGTCACCCCTGAGAAGGACGAAAACCTAGAAGAGGAGCTGAGTGAGCAGGAGCGTGAGGCTCTGGCCAGGAAGCCTCTGGAGGTGAGGGAAGCTGGGCTGGGGAACTTCAGCGCCTGGGAGAGCATGTTCAGCATGGCCATGGGTGGCTGCCGGGAAGCGGCGGACTGGGAGCAGGATGCAAGCGGGCCCAGGAAGCCAGGCGGCGTCACGGAAGGTGCGGAGATCCCCCGAGTCTCCCCAGAGTCGTTCCCCCTCGCCGAGAAGAAGGCCTTCCCGGATGTCCACGTGGAACCCATGAAGATCGTGACCGTGAGGACCTTCAAGGTTCCTAGCAGCTTTTTGGCCAAGCAGAGTCGCATCCGCAACCCAAGATTCTACAAGAAGGATAATAAGGCCGTCGACACCGCGGACCTACAGGAGGAACCGCAGGGTGTGCCTGTCTGGGAAGAGGTTCAG GCGTCGCTGTTGTGCTGTCTGGAGAAGGAACAGCGAGGTCACCTGATCACAGAGAAGCATTGCACCGACGGCCTCCTGCAAGACGAGGGCACGCAGACTTTCCAGTTCCTGTCGGCGCCCTTCGCCAGCACCGCGTCCCTGGCGGACCTGACGGCCGGCCGGGAGCGGCAGCTGCACCTGCAGCTGCAGCTGGAGAACGTCAGCAGGCGCCACCACAAAGCCAGCTCGGCCTTCACCGCTGTGTGCGGGCACACCGTGCACAGGCGTGAATACGCTGCGCATTACAA GAACGTGCACAGCGACATTCAGATGAGCGTCAACGGATGGTTCCTGCAACGATGTCCGCTGGCGTACTTGGGTTGCACCTTCAGCCGGCCCAGGTTCACGCCGTCCACACACCAGGCCAACGTGGTCCTCAC GGAGGATCTGGGCTTCTTCCAGCTGCGTCCCGTCGTCCCGGCCGTCGAAAGTCGCACTTCCTCTTGCCTTACTCTCACCTCGCTGCCCTTCGAGCTCCTGTGTCACGTGGCGACGTTTCTGGACAGCGTGTCCTTGTCTCAGCTGGCTCTGGCGTCTCGCCTCACGAGGCAGGTTTGCGCCACGTTGCTGCCCACACGAGGGATGGTCTCGCTTTGCTGGGAGAGGACAGCCCACTCCGGAGGGGGAGTCCAATGGCGTGCTGAGCACAAG GTGTGGCACTTCAGCGGCAGCTTCTCGGCCGTGGACACGTGGAAGTTCCGGGAGGTTCCATCCATGTCGGAGCACTTGAAGTTGTGTCCGTTCTACGAGCGGGAGAGCAGAGGCGAGCGCTTTCTGCTGCCAGACGTAAAGCGCAAAGGTCATTCTGCGAG
- the LOC133491431 gene encoding F-box only protein 40-like isoform X2 has translation MHAHCESCYNRRCQAQAEEGVCCPLVACRLHCGAFFHLCKEEAHLPLCPRARVPCLNAAYGCPARLPRAQLSAHLRACPASVVVCCMEWNRWPADDGQSYPSPDLHRNLMRERQRGESQDQDLDLDLALALKDQERLFRSLKMRNLFPELTRCAGDEDERETREEEKKKQEKKQAALEKEAAKKTWESFSPFQLNVTPEKDENLEEELSEQEREALARKPLEVREAGLGNFSAWESMFSMAMGGCREAADWEQDASGPRKPGGVTEGAEIPRVSPESFPLAEKKAFPDVHVEPMKIVTVRTFKVPSSFLAKQSRIRNPRFYKKDNKAVDTADLQEEPQGVPVWEEVQASLLCCLEKEQRGHLITEKHCTDGLLQDEGTQTFQFLSAPFASTASLADLTAGRERQLHLQLQLENVSRRHHKASSAFTAVNVHSDIQMSVNGWFLQRCPLAYLGCTFSRPRFTPSTHQANVVLTEDLGFFQLRPVVPAVESRTSSCLTLTSLPFELLCHVATFLDSVSLSQLALASRLTRQVCATLLPTRGMVSLCWERTAHSGGGVQWRAEHKVWHFSGSFSAVDTWKFREVPSMSEHLKLCPFYERESRGERFLLPDVKRKGHSARGEDVRGDPQS, from the exons ATG CATGCCCACTGCGAGTCCTGCTACAACAGGCGTTGCCAGGCCCAGGCGGAGGAGGGCGTgtgctgccccctggtggcgtGCCGCCTGCACTGCGGGGCGTTCTTCCACCTGTGCAAAGAGGAGGCTCACCTGCCGCTGTGCCCCCGCGCCCGTGTGCCCTGCCTCAACGCTGCCTACGGCTGCCCGGCCCGGCTTCCGCGCGCCCAGCTTTCCGCCCACTTGCGGGCGTGCCCCGCCAGCGTGGTGGTCTGCTGCATGGAGTGGAACCGGTGGCCCGCCGACGACGGCCAGTCGTACCCGAGCCCCGACCTGCACCGCAACCTGATGAGGGAACGGCAGCGGGGGGAGTCTCAAGACCAAGACCTGGACCTGGACCTAGCCCTGGCACTGAAGGACCAGGAACGCTTGTTCCGCTCGTTGAAGATGAGGAATCTTTTCCCGGAACTGACCCGCTGCGCCGGAGATGAGGATGAGAGGGAGACgagggaagaggaaaaaaagaagcaggagaagaagcaggctGCCTTGGAGAAGGAGGCGGCAAAAAAGACCTGGGAGTCTTTTAGTCCTTTTCAACTTAACGTCACCCCTGAGAAGGACGAAAACCTAGAAGAGGAGCTGAGTGAGCAGGAGCGTGAGGCTCTGGCCAGGAAGCCTCTGGAGGTGAGGGAAGCTGGGCTGGGGAACTTCAGCGCCTGGGAGAGCATGTTCAGCATGGCCATGGGTGGCTGCCGGGAAGCGGCGGACTGGGAGCAGGATGCAAGCGGGCCCAGGAAGCCAGGCGGCGTCACGGAAGGTGCGGAGATCCCCCGAGTCTCCCCAGAGTCGTTCCCCCTCGCCGAGAAGAAGGCCTTCCCGGATGTCCACGTGGAACCCATGAAGATCGTGACCGTGAGGACCTTCAAGGTTCCTAGCAGCTTTTTGGCCAAGCAGAGTCGCATCCGCAACCCAAGATTCTACAAGAAGGATAATAAGGCCGTCGACACCGCGGACCTACAGGAGGAACCGCAGGGTGTGCCTGTCTGGGAAGAGGTTCAG GCGTCGCTGTTGTGCTGTCTGGAGAAGGAACAGCGAGGTCACCTGATCACAGAGAAGCATTGCACCGACGGCCTCCTGCAAGACGAGGGCACGCAGACTTTCCAGTTCCTGTCGGCGCCCTTCGCCAGCACCGCGTCCCTGGCGGACCTGACGGCCGGCCGGGAGCGGCAGCTGCACCTGCAGCTGCAGCTGGAGAACGTCAGCAGGCGCCACCACAAAGCCAGCTCGGCCTTCACCGCTGT GAACGTGCACAGCGACATTCAGATGAGCGTCAACGGATGGTTCCTGCAACGATGTCCGCTGGCGTACTTGGGTTGCACCTTCAGCCGGCCCAGGTTCACGCCGTCCACACACCAGGCCAACGTGGTCCTCAC GGAGGATCTGGGCTTCTTCCAGCTGCGTCCCGTCGTCCCGGCCGTCGAAAGTCGCACTTCCTCTTGCCTTACTCTCACCTCGCTGCCCTTCGAGCTCCTGTGTCACGTGGCGACGTTTCTGGACAGCGTGTCCTTGTCTCAGCTGGCTCTGGCGTCTCGCCTCACGAGGCAGGTTTGCGCCACGTTGCTGCCCACACGAGGGATGGTCTCGCTTTGCTGGGAGAGGACAGCCCACTCCGGAGGGGGAGTCCAATGGCGTGCTGAGCACAAG GTGTGGCACTTCAGCGGCAGCTTCTCGGCCGTGGACACGTGGAAGTTCCGGGAGGTTCCATCCATGTCGGAGCACTTGAAGTTGTGTCCGTTCTACGAGCGGGAGAGCAGAGGCGAGCGCTTTCTGCTGCCAGACGTAAAGCGCAAAGGTCATTCTGCGAG
- the LOC133491426 gene encoding F-box only protein 40-like isoform X1: MWLPCSSLVDSIWRRHRRKIQRLTALSMYRDRQRLCAEFSVMSARRASSGVVQHAHCASCYSGRCRAQVEAGVCCALVACRLRCGAVFHMCKEEGHLPLCPRAQVPCLNAAYGCPARLPRDRLAAHLLACPASVVVCGAEWNRWPVDRTDPHCVQGEERGRPEALDAALAMADQDKLFARLKMGELYPEMTEWQNEQEEEKQAQEEELRSRPDQDTGSGLGANAEQRSVPKGNQSKVTEMTSGMKGGGCAPAEVERNREEADGESTGKAPGGPGSAGMKEGGRAPAEAEGNHAEARGESAGRAESSPGSARNAGDATPDMGKMGLAPWQDGVLERLGQELSPQEYNMYVVHHGRMLLAFGHIRACTPRDEDFVYGSLEPIPVQTLRSFKVPTSYRYCSRVQLYDAGVRAPSEHRGGDTSDLPVGPDDLYDDEIDDTLVELAEREARGHKISEWKAGDGLYVDVGTQTHRFRSAQFKRDSTLAQVTAGRTRRLHLALRDESTSGRHNRARCVFNFLCGRSFLRREYAPHVRNVHCDIRSGLSGWFEQRCPLAYLGCTYTCTRFRPAGCAAVTYNPLAASFNLRPSADAPPASADSFDALSSLPFEVLRHVATFLDALSLSQLALASPLLRRVCATLLPMRGMVSLRWRKAARPGGGVRWVSEPVWEFSCAFSPVLSWRMSDAPPMWAHLKVCPFYETSLPDRPVALLSAAPRDGCQRRHSLVKHFTASRR; this comes from the exons ATGTGGCTTCCGTGTTCCTCCTTGGTCGATTCAATATGGCGGCGACATCGGCGTAAGATTCAGCGTTTAACGGCGCTATCTATGTACAGG GACAGGCAAAGGCTGTGTGCAGAGTTCAGCGTTATG AGTGCCCGTCGGGCGTCCAGCGGGGTGGTTCAGCACGCCCACTGCGCGTCCTGCTACAGCGGACGCTGCCGGGCGCAAGTGGAGGCGGGTGTTTGCTGCGCCCTGGTGGCGTGCCGCCTGCGCTGCGGGGCGGTCTTCCACATGTGCAAAGAAGAGGGTCACCTCCCGCTGTGCCCCCGCGCCCAGGTGCCCTGTTTGAACGCCGCCTACGGCTGCCCCGCCCGGTTGCCCCGCGACCGGCTGGCCGCCCACTTGCTGGCGTGCCCCGCCAGCGTGGTGGTCTGCGGCGCAGAGTGGAACCGTTGGCCCGTGGACCGCACGGACCCGCACTGCGTCCAGGGGGAGGAGCGAGGCAGGCCCGAGGCTCTGGACGCGGCCCTGGCGATGGCGGACCAGGACAAGCTCTTCGCTCGTCTCAAGATGGGCGAACTCTACCCAGAGATGACGGAGTGGCAGAATgagcaagaagaagagaagCAGGCACAGGAGGAAGAGTTGAGGTCCAGGCCAGACCAGGACACAG GTTCAGGTTTGGGTGCTAATGCCGAGCAGCGTTCAGTGCCGAAGGGAAACCAGTCGAAGGTGACTGAGATGACATCCGGGATGAAGGGAGGCGGCTGCGCGCCGGCCGAGGTGGAGCGGAACCGCGAAGAAGCCGACGGGGAAAGCACGGGGAAGGCCCCGGGCGGTCCGGGGAGCGCCGGGATGAAGGAAGGCGGCCGGGCGCCGGCCGAGGCCGAGGGGAACCACGCAGAAGCCAGGGGTGAAAGCGCAGGGAGGGCCGAGAGCAGTCCGGGGAGCGCCAGAAATGCCGGTGACGCTACCCCGGACATGGGAAAAATGGGCCTGGCGCCTTGGCAGGATGGGGTTCTGGAGCGTCTGGGTCAGGAGCTCAGCCCACAGGAGTACAACATGTACGTGGTCCATCACGGCCGCATGCTCCTGGCGTTCGGACACATCCGCGCCTGCACGCCCAGAGATGAGGACTTCGTCTACGGGAGCCTGGAACCCATCCCCGTGCAGACCCTGCGCTCCTTCAAG GTACCCACCAGCTACCGCTACTGCAGCCGCGTACAGCTTTACGACGCGGGGGTCCGGGCCCCCAGCGAGCATCGTGGCGGGGACACGTCCGACCTCCCCGTCGGCCCGGACGACCTCTACGACGATGAAATCGACGACACCCTGGTGGAGTTAGCCGAGCGGGAGGCGCGAGGACACAAG ATCAGCGAGTGGAAAGCGGGAGACGGTCTGTACGTGGACGTGGGGACGCAAACGCACCGGTTCCGCTCTGCGCAGTTCAAGCGGGACAGCACCTTGGCGCAGGTGACGGCGGGCCGGACACGACGACTTCACCTGGCGCTGCGGGACGAGAGCACGAGCGGCCGACACAACCGCGCCCGCTGCGTCTTCAACTTCCTGTGCGGTCGCAGCTTCCTGCGCCGGGAGTACGCTCCGCACGTCAG GAACGTCCACTGCGACATTCGCTCGGGTCTGAGCGGATGGTTCGAGCAGCGCTGCCCCCTGGCGTACCTGGGCTGCACCTACACCTGCACAAGGTTCCGACCCGCCGGATGCGCTGCCGTCACATACAA CCCCCTGGCGGCCTCCTTCAATCTGCGTCCGTCGGCCGACGCTCCGCCGGCGTCCGCCGACTCGTTTGACGCTCTGAGCTCGCTGCCCTTTGAGGTCCTGCGTCACGTGGCCACGTTCCTGGACGCTTTGTCCCTGTCACAACTGGCACTGGCGTCGCCCCTTCTGAGGCGGGTCTGCGCCACGTTGCTGCCCATGCGGGGGATGGTCTCGCTGCGCTGGAGGAAGGCGGCCCGCCCCGGGGGGGGCGTCCGCTGGGTGTCCGAGCCG GTTTGGGAGTTCAGCTGCGCATTCTCGCCGGTGTTGTCGTGGAGGATGAGCGACGCCCCCCCGATGTGGGCCCACCTGAAAGTTTGCCCCTTCTACGAGACCTCCCTGCCCGACAGGCCCGTCGCCCTCCTCAGTGCCGCGCCGCGAGATGGCTGCCAGCGGAGGCACAGCCTGGTCAAGCATTTCACGGCCTCGCGCCGATGA
- the LOC133491426 gene encoding F-box only protein 40-like isoform X2, protein MWLPCSSLVDSIWRRHRRKIQRLTALSMYRDRQRLCAEFSVMSARRASSGVVQHAHCASCYSGRCRAQVEAGVCCALVACRLRCGAVFHMCKEEGHLPLCPRAQVPCLNAAYGCPARLPRDRLAAHLLACPASVVVCGAEWNRWPVDRTDPHCVQGEERGRPEALDAALAMADQDKLFARLKMGELYPEMTEWQNEQEEEKQAQEEELRSRPDQDTGLGANAEQRSVPKGNQSKVTEMTSGMKGGGCAPAEVERNREEADGESTGKAPGGPGSAGMKEGGRAPAEAEGNHAEARGESAGRAESSPGSARNAGDATPDMGKMGLAPWQDGVLERLGQELSPQEYNMYVVHHGRMLLAFGHIRACTPRDEDFVYGSLEPIPVQTLRSFKVPTSYRYCSRVQLYDAGVRAPSEHRGGDTSDLPVGPDDLYDDEIDDTLVELAEREARGHKISEWKAGDGLYVDVGTQTHRFRSAQFKRDSTLAQVTAGRTRRLHLALRDESTSGRHNRARCVFNFLCGRSFLRREYAPHVRNVHCDIRSGLSGWFEQRCPLAYLGCTYTCTRFRPAGCAAVTYNPLAASFNLRPSADAPPASADSFDALSSLPFEVLRHVATFLDALSLSQLALASPLLRRVCATLLPMRGMVSLRWRKAARPGGGVRWVSEPVWEFSCAFSPVLSWRMSDAPPMWAHLKVCPFYETSLPDRPVALLSAAPRDGCQRRHSLVKHFTASRR, encoded by the exons ATGTGGCTTCCGTGTTCCTCCTTGGTCGATTCAATATGGCGGCGACATCGGCGTAAGATTCAGCGTTTAACGGCGCTATCTATGTACAGG GACAGGCAAAGGCTGTGTGCAGAGTTCAGCGTTATG AGTGCCCGTCGGGCGTCCAGCGGGGTGGTTCAGCACGCCCACTGCGCGTCCTGCTACAGCGGACGCTGCCGGGCGCAAGTGGAGGCGGGTGTTTGCTGCGCCCTGGTGGCGTGCCGCCTGCGCTGCGGGGCGGTCTTCCACATGTGCAAAGAAGAGGGTCACCTCCCGCTGTGCCCCCGCGCCCAGGTGCCCTGTTTGAACGCCGCCTACGGCTGCCCCGCCCGGTTGCCCCGCGACCGGCTGGCCGCCCACTTGCTGGCGTGCCCCGCCAGCGTGGTGGTCTGCGGCGCAGAGTGGAACCGTTGGCCCGTGGACCGCACGGACCCGCACTGCGTCCAGGGGGAGGAGCGAGGCAGGCCCGAGGCTCTGGACGCGGCCCTGGCGATGGCGGACCAGGACAAGCTCTTCGCTCGTCTCAAGATGGGCGAACTCTACCCAGAGATGACGGAGTGGCAGAATgagcaagaagaagagaagCAGGCACAGGAGGAAGAGTTGAGGTCCAGGCCAGACCAGGACACAG GTTTGGGTGCTAATGCCGAGCAGCGTTCAGTGCCGAAGGGAAACCAGTCGAAGGTGACTGAGATGACATCCGGGATGAAGGGAGGCGGCTGCGCGCCGGCCGAGGTGGAGCGGAACCGCGAAGAAGCCGACGGGGAAAGCACGGGGAAGGCCCCGGGCGGTCCGGGGAGCGCCGGGATGAAGGAAGGCGGCCGGGCGCCGGCCGAGGCCGAGGGGAACCACGCAGAAGCCAGGGGTGAAAGCGCAGGGAGGGCCGAGAGCAGTCCGGGGAGCGCCAGAAATGCCGGTGACGCTACCCCGGACATGGGAAAAATGGGCCTGGCGCCTTGGCAGGATGGGGTTCTGGAGCGTCTGGGTCAGGAGCTCAGCCCACAGGAGTACAACATGTACGTGGTCCATCACGGCCGCATGCTCCTGGCGTTCGGACACATCCGCGCCTGCACGCCCAGAGATGAGGACTTCGTCTACGGGAGCCTGGAACCCATCCCCGTGCAGACCCTGCGCTCCTTCAAG GTACCCACCAGCTACCGCTACTGCAGCCGCGTACAGCTTTACGACGCGGGGGTCCGGGCCCCCAGCGAGCATCGTGGCGGGGACACGTCCGACCTCCCCGTCGGCCCGGACGACCTCTACGACGATGAAATCGACGACACCCTGGTGGAGTTAGCCGAGCGGGAGGCGCGAGGACACAAG ATCAGCGAGTGGAAAGCGGGAGACGGTCTGTACGTGGACGTGGGGACGCAAACGCACCGGTTCCGCTCTGCGCAGTTCAAGCGGGACAGCACCTTGGCGCAGGTGACGGCGGGCCGGACACGACGACTTCACCTGGCGCTGCGGGACGAGAGCACGAGCGGCCGACACAACCGCGCCCGCTGCGTCTTCAACTTCCTGTGCGGTCGCAGCTTCCTGCGCCGGGAGTACGCTCCGCACGTCAG GAACGTCCACTGCGACATTCGCTCGGGTCTGAGCGGATGGTTCGAGCAGCGCTGCCCCCTGGCGTACCTGGGCTGCACCTACACCTGCACAAGGTTCCGACCCGCCGGATGCGCTGCCGTCACATACAA CCCCCTGGCGGCCTCCTTCAATCTGCGTCCGTCGGCCGACGCTCCGCCGGCGTCCGCCGACTCGTTTGACGCTCTGAGCTCGCTGCCCTTTGAGGTCCTGCGTCACGTGGCCACGTTCCTGGACGCTTTGTCCCTGTCACAACTGGCACTGGCGTCGCCCCTTCTGAGGCGGGTCTGCGCCACGTTGCTGCCCATGCGGGGGATGGTCTCGCTGCGCTGGAGGAAGGCGGCCCGCCCCGGGGGGGGCGTCCGCTGGGTGTCCGAGCCG GTTTGGGAGTTCAGCTGCGCATTCTCGCCGGTGTTGTCGTGGAGGATGAGCGACGCCCCCCCGATGTGGGCCCACCTGAAAGTTTGCCCCTTCTACGAGACCTCCCTGCCCGACAGGCCCGTCGCCCTCCTCAGTGCCGCGCCGCGAGATGGCTGCCAGCGGAGGCACAGCCTGGTCAAGCATTTCACGGCCTCGCGCCGATGA
- the LOC133491446 gene encoding coiled-coil domain-containing 92B-like, with product MDATCRLERHVASVHRGMVFLEHEHLALLAGLHVEIAKLKRRCQELSCELDSRFPHRTSTAGEDEAELASRCEAAQRLLEERSGATAAAHRELRLGGARASDLGRSLRRDERHFLEELKRRSHKITMLSRELQRQKGATAALCRQLSAARAELRSRRRGAGAAQEDGDPLTPEDEDGADDEDGGTEGLPSPPPGCRPPARPNVRAERVRACVPRERVTSPQRPGPMPDPNLFLVAPRYRLLRWSRQIGLRDGGADDWEDVDEGGGLRGRVDMGGAEGETAL from the exons ATGGACGCCACCTGTAGGCTGGAGCGTCACGTGGCCAGCGTGCACAGAGGGATGGTCTTCCTCGAGCACGAGCACCTCGCGCTGCTGGCCGGCCTGCACGTGGAAATCGCAAAGCTCAAGAGGAGATGCCAGG AGCTGAGTTGCGAGCTCGACTCCCGCTTCCCACACCGGACGTCAACGGCAG GAGAGGATGAAGCGGAACTGGCCTCGCGCTGCGAGGCGGCGCAGCGCCTCCTGGAGGAGCGGAGCGGCGCGACGGCGGCCGCCCACCGGGAGCTGCGCCTGGGGGGCGCGCGGGCATCCGATCTAGGACGCAGCCTCCGCAGGGACGAGCGCCACTTCCTGGAGGAGCTGAAGCGGCGCAGCCACAAAATCACCATGCTGAGTCGCGAGCTGCAGCGGCAGAAGGGCGCCACGGCCGCCCTGTGCCGCCAGCTGAGCGCCGCCCGCGCCGAACTGCGCAGCCGGCGTCGCGGGGCGGGCGCCGCCCAGGAAGACGGGGACCCGCTAACCCCGGAGGATGAAGATGGGGCGGATGACGAAGACGGGGGCACCGAGGGActcccgtcgccgccccctggATGCCGCCCGCCGGCGAGACCCAACGTGAGGGCGGAGCGGGTCAGGGCGTGCGTCCCCCGGGAAAGGGTGACGTCGCCACAGAGGCCGGGCCCGATGCCCGACCCCAACCTCTTCCTGGTGGCCCCTCGGTACCGCCTCCTCCGCTGGAGCCGACAAATCGGACTGCGAGACGGCGGGGCGGACGACTGGGAGGACGTGGACGAGGGCGGGGGCCTGCGGGGGCGCGTGGACATGGGCGGCGCCGAGGGGGAGACGGCCTTGTGA
- the LOC133491444 gene encoding lissencephaly-1 homolog A-like: MVLSQRQKDELNRAIADYLRSNGYDGAYSTFKKEADFDVNEDVDKKYAGLLEKKWTSVIRLQKKVMELESKLNEAKEEITHGVPVAQKRDPKEWIPRPPERYALSGHRAPVTRVIFHPVFSVMVTSSEDATIKVWDYEAGDFERTLKGHTDSVQDISFDQSGKLLASCSADMSIKLWDFQGFECIRTMHGHDHNVSSVAIMPNADHIVSASRDKTIKMWEVATGYCVKTFTGHREWVRMVRPNQDGSLIASCSNDQTVRVWAVSSKECKAELREHEHVVECVSWAPDSAHPTILEATGSENKKSGKPGPFLLSGSRDKTIKMWDVSIGICIMTLVGHDNWVRGVLVHPGGSFILSCADDKTLRVWDYKNKRCTKTLSAHEHFVTSLDFHKSAPYMVTGSVDQTVKVWQCR, translated from the exons ATGGTGCTGTCACAGAGACAAAAAGACGAACT AAACCGGGCCATCGCCGACTATCTGCGCTCCAACGGCTACGACGGCGCGTACTCCACCTTCAAGAAGGAGGCCGACTTCGACGTG AACGAAGACGTGGACAAAAAGTATGCGGGTCTTCTGGAAAAGAAATGGACGTCCGTCATCAGATTACAGAAGAAG GTGATGGAGTTGGAGTCCAAGTTGAACGAAGCCAAGGAGGAGATAACGCACGGCGTGCCAGTGGCTCAGAAGAGAGATCCCAAAGAGTGGATTCCTCGTCCCCCGGAGCGATACGCCCTCAGCGGGCACCGCGCTCCCGTCACCAGAGTCATCTTCCATCCCGTCTTCTCCGTCATGGTCACGTCCTCCGAGGACGCCACCATCAAG GTGTGGGACTACGAGGCAGGGGACTTTGAGCGGACCCTGAAGGGCCACACGGACTCCGTTCAGGACATCTCGTTCGACCAGTCGGGCAAGCTGCTGGCTTCGTGTTCTGCAGACATGAGCATCAAACTTTGGGACTTCCAAGGTTTCGAGTGCATCAGGACCATGCACG GCCACGACCACAACGTGTCGTCTGTCGCCATCATGCCCAACGCCGATCACATTGTGTCCGCGTCCAGAGACAAGACCATCAAGATGTGGGAGGTGGCCACCGG GTACTGCGTGAAGACGTTCACAGGCCACCGGGAGTGGGTCCGGATGGTGCGGCCCAACCAGGACGGCTCGCTGATTGCCAGCTGCTCCAACGACCAGACGGTGCGCGTGTGGGCCGTGTCGTCCAAGGAGTGCAAGGCGGAACTGCGCGAGCACGAGCACGTGGTGGAGTGCGTGTCCTGGGCCCCCGACAGCGCGCACCCCACCATCTTGGAGGCCACCGGGTCGGAG AACAAGAAGAGCGGGAAGCCAGGCCCGTTCCTTCTCTCTGGGTCTCGAGACAAAACCATCAAGATGTGGGACGTGAGCATCGGAATCTGCATCATGACCCTG GTGGGCCACGACAACTGGGTGCGTGGCGTCCTGGTGCACCCCGGCGGCTCCTTCATCCTGAGCTGCGCCGACGACAAAACTTTGCGAGTTTGGGACTACAAAAACAAACGCTGCACCAAGACGCTGAGTGCTCACGAGCACTTCGTCACCTCTCTGG ATTTCCACAAGAGCGCCCCCTACATGGTGACGGGCAGCGTGGACCAGACTGTCAAAGTGTGGCAGTGCCGCTGA